From Desulfuromonadaceae bacterium, the proteins below share one genomic window:
- a CDS encoding sirohydrochlorin cobaltochelatase, with amino-acid sequence MKTAILLMGHGSRIAEANRALDAIAVLVKEQTGYEIVEVSFREMHPPSIQDGIDRCVAQGAQRILLYPYFLFAGAHVLEDLPAEIAAAIKRHPGLEMKLGKPLGVHPKLAEIVTERVTESLTEAGW; translated from the coding sequence ATGAAGACCGCCATACTGCTGATGGGGCACGGTTCCCGTATCGCCGAAGCCAACCGTGCCCTCGATGCGATCGCCGTACTTGTCAAGGAACAGACCGGTTATGAAATCGTCGAGGTGTCGTTCCGGGAGATGCATCCCCCCTCGATTCAGGACGGTATCGACCGCTGTGTCGCCCAGGGTGCGCAGCGTATCCTGCTCTATCCCTACTTCCTCTTTGCCGGGGCGCATGTGCTGGAGGATCTGCCAGCGGAAATAGCAGCGGCGATCAAGCGCCATCCCGGTCTGGAAATGAAACTCGGCAAGCCGCTCGGCGTTCACCCCAAGCTGGCCGAGATCGTTACCGAGCGCGTGACTGAATCGCTGACCGAGGCGGGATGGTAA
- a CDS encoding precorrin-8X methylmutase, with protein sequence MNDAIMLDPQAIESRSFELIDAEAGAHPFSAQEWPVVRRIVHTTADFEFIANTVFAPGVLDSALTAIRAGAKILCDTNMVVAGVSKPRLHAFGGSASCHVADADVAGEAKEAGITRSIVALRKGVAAGCTIFLIGNAPTALYELLALAQAGRVTPALVVGCPVGFVGAAESKEALFASDLPYIVCRGRKGGSAIAAAIFNALTILAHAESA encoded by the coding sequence ATGAACGACGCCATTATGCTTGACCCGCAAGCGATTGAAAGCCGCAGTTTTGAACTTATCGATGCGGAAGCGGGCGCACATCCCTTTTCGGCACAGGAATGGCCGGTGGTGCGACGGATCGTGCATACCACCGCCGATTTTGAATTTATCGCCAATACTGTCTTTGCCCCCGGCGTGCTTGATTCGGCTCTGACCGCGATCCGCGCCGGAGCCAAAATCCTGTGTGATACCAATATGGTCGTCGCCGGGGTCAGCAAGCCGCGCCTGCACGCATTTGGTGGCAGCGCCAGCTGTCATGTCGCCGATGCCGATGTTGCCGGGGAGGCAAAAGAAGCCGGGATTACCCGTTCGATCGTCGCCCTGCGCAAGGGCGTTGCGGCAGGGTGCACCATCTTCCTGATCGGCAATGCGCCGACCGCCCTCTATGAACTGCTCGCCCTGGCCCAGGCCGGCAGGGTGACTCCGGCGCTGGTGGTCGGCTGCCCGGTCGGTTTTGTCGGCGCGGCGGAATCGAAGGAGGCGCTCTTCGCCAGTGATCTGCCTTACATCGTCTGTCGCGGGCGCAAGGGTGGTTCGGCGATTGCTGCCGCAATCTTCAACGCCCTGACCATTCTCGCCCACGCGGAGTCCGCATGA